A region from the Pseudomonas promysalinigenes genome encodes:
- the mqo gene encoding malate dehydrogenase (quinone), producing MAQNESVDVVLVGAGIMSATLAVLLKELDPTLKLEVVEAMDSGAAESSNPWNNAGTGHAGLCELNYTPQAADGSIDIKKAVHINAQFEVSRQFWAYLSKKGNFGSVRAFVNPVPHLSYVEGDKGVSFLKKRYELLKQHHAFAEMQYTEDKAVMNEWMPLMMPGRPADQHIAATRVAKGTDVNFGALTNKLLKVLGDSPDAQVKYSKKVVGLRRNGSGWTVSIKDVNSGGAREVDARFVFLGAGGAALPLLQLSGIPESKGFGGFPVSGQWLRCDNPEIVKQHQAKVYSQAAVGAPPMSVPHLDTRVVDGKTSLLFGPYAGFTTKFLKHGSFMDLPLSVRLGNIGPMLAVARDNMDLTKYLVSEVMQSMEQRLESLRRFYPQAKAEDWRLEVAGQRVQIIKKDPKKGGILQFGTELVSAQDGSLAALLGASPGASVTVSIMLELIERCFPEQAKGPWAAKLKEIFPAREKELATDAALYRKISADNDAALELVEQSPAKHYA from the coding sequence ATGGCGCAGAACGAATCGGTTGATGTGGTACTGGTAGGCGCGGGCATCATGAGTGCCACCCTGGCCGTACTGCTCAAGGAGCTTGACCCGACCCTGAAGCTTGAGGTCGTCGAGGCGATGGACTCCGGAGCCGCGGAAAGCTCCAACCCTTGGAACAACGCAGGCACCGGCCACGCTGGCCTGTGCGAGCTGAACTACACGCCCCAGGCCGCCGATGGCAGCATCGACATCAAGAAGGCCGTGCACATCAACGCGCAGTTCGAGGTTTCGCGCCAGTTCTGGGCGTACCTGAGCAAGAAGGGCAACTTCGGCTCTGTACGTGCGTTCGTCAATCCGGTCCCGCACCTGAGTTACGTCGAAGGTGACAAGGGCGTGTCTTTCCTCAAGAAGCGTTACGAGTTGCTCAAGCAACACCACGCCTTCGCCGAGATGCAATACACCGAAGACAAGGCGGTGATGAACGAGTGGATGCCGCTGATGATGCCTGGCCGCCCGGCCGACCAGCACATCGCCGCTACGCGCGTGGCCAAAGGCACCGATGTCAACTTCGGTGCATTGACCAACAAACTGCTCAAGGTACTGGGCGACAGCCCCGACGCGCAGGTCAAGTACAGCAAGAAAGTGGTCGGTCTGCGCCGCAACGGCAGCGGTTGGACCGTGAGCATCAAAGACGTCAACAGCGGCGGTGCCCGCGAAGTCGATGCGCGCTTTGTCTTCCTCGGTGCTGGTGGCGCCGCCCTGCCACTGCTGCAGTTGTCGGGCATCCCGGAAAGCAAAGGTTTCGGCGGTTTCCCGGTCAGCGGCCAGTGGCTGCGCTGCGATAACCCCGAAATCGTCAAGCAGCACCAGGCCAAGGTGTACAGCCAGGCCGCGGTCGGCGCGCCGCCGATGTCGGTACCTCACCTGGACACCCGTGTAGTGGACGGCAAGACGTCGCTGCTGTTCGGGCCGTACGCAGGCTTCACCACCAAATTCCTCAAGCATGGTTCGTTCATGGACCTGCCGCTGTCGGTGCGCCTGGGTAACATCGGCCCAATGCTGGCTGTGGCCCGTGACAACATGGATTTGACCAAGTACCTGGTCAGTGAAGTGATGCAGTCGATGGAGCAGCGCCTGGAATCCCTGCGCCGGTTCTATCCACAGGCAAAAGCGGAAGACTGGCGTCTGGAAGTGGCTGGTCAGCGCGTGCAGATCATCAAGAAGGACCCGAAAAAAGGCGGCATTCTGCAGTTCGGCACCGAGCTGGTTTCCGCACAGGATGGCAGCCTGGCTGCACTGCTGGGCGCATCACCCGGCGCTTCGGTGACCGTATCGATCATGCTGGAGCTGATTGAGCGCTGCTTCCCCGAGCAGGCCAAGGGCCCGTGGGCCGCCAAGCTCAAGGAAATTTTCCCGGCGCGGGAAAAGGAACTGGCTACCGATGCAGCGTTATACCGCAAGATCAGCGCCGACAACGATGCGGCATTGGAGCTGGTGGAACAAAGCCCGGCCAAGCATTACGCCTAA
- a CDS encoding PA4642 family protein produces the protein MRKDKKQVIGDEISDDYVKSFLQFEPADGVTSPSHHKLIKGYRGLRVDDFGRFVGFFVEAGFDLDGKDEHGKTFAEVIADQRNAPEYLEIIAKARG, from the coding sequence ATGCGCAAAGACAAGAAGCAGGTGATTGGTGACGAGATCAGCGACGACTACGTCAAGTCGTTCCTACAATTTGAACCAGCCGATGGCGTGACCTCGCCGTCGCACCACAAGTTGATCAAGGGTTACCGAGGCCTGCGTGTCGACGACTTCGGGCGCTTCGTCGGCTTCTTCGTAGAAGCCGGATTTGACCTGGACGGCAAGGACGAGCACGGCAAGACCTTCGCCGAGGTGATCGCTGACCAACGCAATGCGCCGGAGTACCTCGAGATCATTGCCAAAGCTCGCGGTTGA
- a CDS encoding putative signal transducing protein produces MRRIYEPENLLEAEMLLGMLASEGIDVHLAGRHLLGGAGELPLQGLLGLAVPDEQAEYARQLIDAYNGAEPLAGDEPETVPGTLIC; encoded by the coding sequence ATGCGACGGATCTATGAACCGGAAAACCTGCTGGAAGCCGAAATGCTGCTAGGCATGCTGGCCAGCGAAGGCATCGATGTGCACCTGGCCGGTCGTCACCTGTTGGGAGGCGCCGGTGAGTTGCCGCTACAAGGGTTGCTCGGCCTTGCCGTGCCCGATGAACAAGCCGAATACGCACGGCAACTGATCGATGCGTACAATGGTGCCGAGCCGCTTGCCGGTGACGAGCCGGAGACTGTTCCCGGTACCTTGATCTGCTAG
- a CDS encoding SOS response-associated peptidase, whose product MCGRYALFRWPQALASLPGFPAGQPAQWNISPGATVLIQRQLDGQQQLAPARWGLTPAWLTDLSRTPAHARAETLAEQPMFREAFRQRRCLMPANGFYEWRGTVRKRPYWLTPGEGASLYFAAVWEAYPVQDQVWLSCAVVTQAAMNQRRPLILDEAGRAAWLDPDTPLPRLQELLASPPATLRERALANFVNDPKLDAPECLTPA is encoded by the coding sequence ATGTGTGGACGTTACGCCCTGTTTCGCTGGCCCCAGGCGCTGGCCAGCCTGCCGGGTTTCCCTGCTGGCCAGCCTGCCCAATGGAATATTTCGCCAGGTGCCACGGTGCTCATCCAGCGCCAGCTCGACGGCCAGCAGCAGTTGGCCCCGGCACGCTGGGGGCTGACCCCCGCCTGGCTCACCGACCTGTCCCGTACCCCCGCCCATGCTCGTGCCGAAACCCTGGCTGAGCAACCGATGTTCCGCGAAGCGTTTCGCCAGCGCCGCTGCCTGATGCCTGCCAATGGTTTTTACGAATGGCGCGGCACGGTGCGCAAGCGCCCTTATTGGTTGACGCCAGGGGAGGGGGCATCGCTGTATTTTGCTGCTGTGTGGGAGGCCTATCCGGTGCAGGACCAGGTCTGGTTGAGTTGTGCAGTGGTGACCCAGGCCGCAATGAATCAGCGTCGGCCATTGATCCTCGATGAGGCTGGGCGCGCTGCCTGGCTGGACCCCGATACCCCGTTGCCGCGCCTGCAGGAGTTGCTCGCCAGCCCGCCGGCAACCCTGCGCGAACGGGCGCTGGCGAACTTCGTCAACGACCCGAAACTGGACGCGCCGGAGTGTTTGACGCCCGCTTAG
- a CDS encoding TIGR01777 family oxidoreductase, which yields MHILLTGGTGLIGQHLCRYWLGKGHRLTVWSRRPEKVPRTCGSGVRGIARLQELGADERVDAVVNLAGAPIADRPWSGARRNLLWASRITLTEQLLAWLGSREQRPEVLISGSAVGWYGDGGERDLTEASPPVREDFASQLCIAWEETAQRAEALGIRVVLVRTGLVLASDGGFLSRLRLPFKLGLGGPLGNGRQWMPWVHIDDQVALIDFLLQHDDASGPYNACAPEPVRNRDFAKALGRALHRPAILPVPSVVLKVGLGELSTLLLGGQRARPARLLEAGFSFRFNDLQSALGNLSSRL from the coding sequence ATGCATATATTGCTGACAGGTGGTACCGGTTTGATCGGCCAGCACCTTTGCCGGTACTGGCTCGGCAAGGGCCATCGTCTAACCGTGTGGAGCCGGCGGCCTGAAAAGGTGCCGCGCACATGCGGCAGTGGGGTGCGCGGCATCGCCCGGCTGCAAGAGCTGGGCGCCGATGAGCGGGTGGATGCGGTGGTCAATCTGGCCGGTGCGCCGATCGCCGACAGGCCATGGTCGGGCGCCAGGCGCAACCTTTTATGGGCCAGTCGCATTACCCTCACCGAACAACTGCTGGCCTGGCTGGGTAGCCGTGAGCAGCGCCCCGAGGTGCTGATTTCCGGTTCTGCCGTTGGCTGGTATGGCGATGGTGGCGAGCGCGACCTGACAGAGGCATCGCCGCCGGTTCGCGAAGATTTCGCCAGCCAGTTATGCATCGCCTGGGAAGAAACTGCCCAGCGCGCCGAGGCGCTTGGCATACGCGTGGTGCTGGTGCGCACCGGGTTGGTCTTGGCCAGTGATGGCGGCTTTTTGTCACGCCTGCGCCTGCCGTTCAAGCTGGGGCTTGGCGGGCCGTTGGGCAATGGCCGCCAGTGGATGCCCTGGGTGCATATCGACGATCAGGTCGCGCTAATCGATTTTCTTCTGCAGCACGACGATGCCAGCGGTCCCTATAATGCCTGCGCGCCTGAACCGGTACGCAACCGTGATTTTGCCAAAGCACTGGGCCGTGCGCTGCATCGACCGGCCATCCTGCCAGTCCCCTCCGTGGTGCTCAAAGTTGGCCTCGGTGAATTGTCCACCTTGCTGCTCGGCGGTCAGCGGGCGCGACCGGCACGCTTGCTGGAGGCAGGCTTCTCATTCCGCTTCAACGATCTGCAATCGGCCCTGGGCAACCTGTCCAGCCGCCTCTGA
- the hemH gene encoding ferrochelatase produces MTDHALLLVNLGSPASTSVADVRRYLNQFLMDPYVIDLPWPVRRLLVSLILIKRPEQSAEAYASIWWEEGSPLVVLTRRLQAAMVEHWPHGPVEVAMRYGQPALPEVLARLAAQGVRKVTLAPLYPQFADSTVTTVVQLAEQTVAEQQLALQLRILQPFYDDPAYIDALVASAKPYLQEDYDHLLLSFHGLPERHLKKLDPTGKHDLRAADCCIDASADMRAVCYRGQCLATAKAFAKQMGIPDGKWSVSFQSRLGRNKWIEPYTETRLDELAKAGVKKLMVMCPAFVADCIETLEEIGMRGSEQFIEAGGEELVLIPCLNDHPQWVRVLAQLCEKA; encoded by the coding sequence ATGACCGATCACGCTTTGCTTCTGGTCAACCTCGGCTCCCCGGCTTCCACCTCGGTGGCCGATGTGCGCCGTTATCTCAACCAATTCCTGATGGACCCGTACGTTATCGACCTGCCGTGGCCGGTGCGACGGCTGCTGGTGTCGCTGATCCTGATCAAACGGCCCGAGCAGTCTGCCGAGGCTTATGCCTCGATCTGGTGGGAGGAGGGCTCGCCATTGGTGGTGCTGACCCGCCGCTTGCAGGCGGCGATGGTCGAACACTGGCCCCACGGGCCTGTGGAGGTTGCCATGCGCTATGGTCAGCCCGCACTGCCCGAGGTGTTGGCACGTTTGGCCGCGCAGGGCGTGCGCAAGGTGACCCTGGCGCCGCTTTATCCACAGTTTGCCGACAGTACGGTCACCACCGTGGTGCAATTGGCGGAGCAGACAGTGGCTGAGCAGCAGCTGGCGCTGCAATTGCGGATACTGCAGCCGTTCTACGATGACCCAGCTTACATCGACGCCTTGGTCGCCAGCGCCAAGCCGTACCTGCAAGAGGACTACGATCATCTTTTGTTGAGCTTCCATGGTTTGCCAGAGCGCCACCTGAAAAAGCTCGACCCCACTGGCAAGCATGACTTACGGGCTGCCGATTGCTGCATAGATGCCAGTGCCGACATGCGTGCTGTGTGTTACCGCGGGCAGTGCCTGGCGACAGCCAAAGCCTTCGCGAAGCAGATGGGCATACCCGATGGGAAATGGTCGGTATCGTTCCAGTCGCGGTTGGGGCGCAACAAATGGATCGAGCCTTACACCGAGACACGCCTGGATGAATTGGCCAAGGCTGGCGTCAAGAAGCTGATGGTGATGTGCCCTGCGTTCGTTGCCGACTGCATCGAAACCCTGGAAGAAATCGGCATGCGTGGCAGCGAGCAATTCATCGAGGCAGGCGGCGAGGAGTTGGTGTTGATTCCGTGCCTGAACGACCACCCGCAGTGGGTGCGAGTGCTGGCGCAATTGTGCGAAAAGGCCTGA
- a CDS encoding 1-acyl-sn-glycerol-3-phosphate acyltransferase — translation MGEFDAIRPYDDAEVPAVLARLLSDPAFLDILTHFRFPRAAGAFGWLLKPLIARRLRKEFAGVTCVSTLQDKVEYYVDHTIERATDGVTYSGVEQLKAGTAYLFLANHRDIVMDPAFVNYAVYHAGLPTPRIAIGDNLLQKPFVSDMMRLNKSFIVHRSISGRREKLAAYQLLSAYINHSICKDRTSIWIAQAEGRAKDGDDRTDSAILKMFHMSRKDEPFGAVIQSLNLTPVSISYEYDPCDQAKARELYIRATTGTYQKAPGEDDNSIAKGITGYKGRVHIHFASPVTEYYEDTKQLAQETDRQILGGYRLFPVHYLAYAMWSEKDEALDVPSAENMFPAQELAKAKEEWQRRLDACPEEQRPYLILQYATPVRNQYQVKQQTPVA, via the coding sequence ATGGGCGAATTCGATGCCATCCGACCATACGACGATGCTGAGGTCCCTGCCGTTCTGGCGCGCCTGCTCAGCGACCCGGCATTCCTCGATATCCTCACCCACTTCCGCTTCCCGCGCGCAGCCGGCGCCTTCGGCTGGCTGCTCAAGCCGCTGATCGCGCGGCGCCTGCGCAAGGAATTCGCAGGCGTTACCTGCGTGTCGACACTGCAGGACAAGGTCGAGTACTACGTCGACCACACCATCGAACGTGCCACCGACGGTGTGACCTACTCCGGCGTCGAACAGCTCAAGGCAGGTACGGCTTATCTGTTTCTGGCAAACCACCGCGACATCGTCATGGACCCGGCCTTCGTCAACTACGCCGTGTACCACGCAGGCCTGCCGACGCCGCGCATCGCCATTGGTGACAACCTGCTGCAAAAGCCGTTCGTCAGCGACATGATGCGGTTGAACAAGAGCTTCATCGTCCATCGCTCGATCAGCGGGCGACGCGAGAAACTCGCGGCGTACCAGCTGCTTTCGGCCTATATCAACCACTCGATCTGCAAGGATCGCACGTCCATCTGGATCGCCCAGGCCGAAGGGCGCGCCAAGGACGGTGACGACCGCACCGATTCGGCGATCCTCAAGATGTTCCACATGAGCCGCAAGGATGAGCCGTTCGGCGCGGTTATCCAAAGCCTGAACCTGACGCCGGTGTCGATCAGTTACGAGTACGACCCTTGTGATCAGGCCAAGGCGCGCGAACTGTACATCCGCGCAACTACCGGCACTTATCAGAAAGCGCCCGGTGAGGACGACAACAGCATCGCCAAGGGCATCACCGGCTATAAGGGCCGGGTCCACATCCACTTCGCCTCGCCAGTGACCGAGTACTACGAGGACACCAAGCAACTGGCCCAGGAAACCGACCGGCAGATATTGGGCGGCTACCGCCTGTTCCCGGTGCATTACCTGGCTTATGCGATGTGGAGCGAGAAGGACGAGGCGCTTGATGTGCCAAGCGCCGAGAACATGTTCCCGGCTCAAGAGCTAGCCAAGGCCAAGGAAGAATGGCAACGCCGCCTGGATGCCTGCCCTGAAGAGCAAAGGCCCTACCTAATATTGCAATACGCTACGCCAGTCCGTAACCAGTATCAGGTCAAGCAACAAACGCCGGTTGCCTGA
- a CDS encoding YajG family lipoprotein: MLQRLLFGLIAVASLSLVGCAHSPQQLSPQPTLKAQLAPVGHGQPVVVKVVDGRASQSLGTRGGMYPETSTISVSGNDVVPKLQAQAEAAVRLLGFTPTASAYNAPQLTVTLAELKYQSPKDNLYVTEATIGATFRADVQNANRRYSGRYGASLDQRFGMAPNQDTNTQLVGDVLSDALTRLFKDPTIGQVLGE; encoded by the coding sequence ATGTTGCAACGTCTGTTGTTCGGTTTGATTGCCGTGGCCAGCCTCAGCCTGGTCGGTTGTGCCCACAGCCCGCAACAACTCAGCCCGCAACCCACGCTCAAGGCTCAGCTTGCACCGGTCGGCCACGGCCAGCCAGTGGTGGTCAAGGTGGTCGATGGCCGGGCTTCGCAGTCGCTGGGCACCCGTGGTGGCATGTACCCTGAAACCAGCACGATCAGCGTCAGTGGCAACGATGTCGTACCCAAACTACAGGCCCAGGCTGAAGCGGCCGTGCGCCTGTTAGGGTTCACCCCAACCGCGAGCGCCTATAACGCACCGCAACTGACCGTGACGTTGGCAGAGCTGAAATACCAATCGCCCAAGGACAACCTGTACGTGACCGAGGCCACCATCGGTGCAACCTTCCGTGCCGATGTCCAGAATGCCAACCGCCGCTACAGTGGCCGCTACGGTGCCTCGCTGGACCAGCGCTTCGGTATGGCGCCCAATCAGGACACCAACACCCAGTTGGTGGGTGATGTGCTCAGCGATGCGCTGACGCGTCTGTTCAAGGACCCGACCATCGGGCAGGTACTGGGCGAATAA
- a CDS encoding WbuC family cupin fold metalloprotein, with amino-acid sequence MSQPAFIDQTLFTGLAQKAAQAPRLRHHHNFHEMADPCHRLAVGLQPSTYIAPHRHLSDDKAETLLVLKGRLGLLLFDETGMLTSTRVLEAGGECMGVDLPPGVYHGLVVLEANCIMFECKAGPYRQLVEGEHAPWAPREGDAGVAQYQAWMLAQFD; translated from the coding sequence ATGAGCCAGCCTGCATTCATCGATCAAACGCTGTTTACCGGGCTGGCGCAAAAAGCTGCTCAGGCGCCGCGTCTTAGGCATCATCACAACTTCCACGAGATGGCAGACCCCTGCCATCGCCTGGCGGTTGGTTTGCAGCCCTCGACCTACATCGCCCCACATCGTCACCTGAGTGACGACAAGGCCGAAACCTTGCTGGTGCTCAAAGGGCGCCTGGGCCTTTTGCTTTTCGACGAAACAGGCATGCTGACCAGCACCCGTGTGCTGGAGGCGGGGGGGGAGTGCATGGGGGTGGATCTGCCGCCGGGGGTCTACCATGGCCTGGTGGTGCTCGAAGCCAACTGCATCATGTTCGAGTGCAAAGCCGGCCCCTACCGCCAGCTGGTCGAGGGCGAGCATGCGCCTTGGGCGCCACGCGAGGGGGATGCGGGCGTAGCGCAGTATCAGGCCTGGATGCTCGCGCAGTTCGATTGA
- the upp gene encoding uracil phosphoribosyltransferase: MPTREIRHPLIRHKLGLMRRADISTKNFRELAQEVGALLTYEATQDLPLETYEIDGWCGKVQVEKIAGKKITVVPILRAGIGMLDGVLSLIPGAKVSAVGVARNEETLEAHTYLEKLAPDINQRLALIIDPMLATGGSMVATIDLLKKAGCKEIRAMVLVAAPEGIAVVEQAHPDVQIYTASIDQHLNEHGYIVPGLGDAGDKIFGTKQKDA; this comes from the coding sequence ATGCCTACTCGTGAGATCCGCCATCCGCTGATCCGCCACAAGCTCGGCCTCATGCGCCGTGCCGATATCAGCACCAAGAACTTTCGCGAACTCGCCCAGGAAGTTGGCGCGCTACTGACTTACGAAGCCACACAAGACCTGCCACTGGAAACCTACGAAATCGATGGTTGGTGCGGCAAGGTGCAGGTTGAAAAAATTGCCGGCAAGAAGATCACCGTCGTGCCAATCCTGCGCGCCGGCATCGGCATGCTCGACGGCGTGCTCAGCTTGATTCCGGGTGCCAAGGTCAGCGCCGTCGGCGTGGCTCGCAACGAGGAAACCCTCGAAGCGCATACCTACCTGGAAAAACTCGCGCCCGACATCAACCAGCGCCTGGCGCTGATCATCGACCCGATGCTGGCAACCGGTGGCTCGATGGTTGCCACCATCGACCTGCTGAAAAAGGCCGGCTGCAAAGAGATTCGCGCCATGGTGCTGGTCGCCGCGCCAGAAGGCATCGCAGTGGTGGAACAAGCCCACCCAGACGTGCAGATCTACACCGCCTCCATTGACCAGCACCTGAACGAACATGGTTACATCGTTCCAGGCCTGGGCGATGCCGGTGACAAGATCTTCGGCACCAAGCAGAAGGACGCCTGA
- a CDS encoding hypoxanthine-guanine phosphoribosyltransferase: MSADLEHIRQVMREADCLYHEAEVEAAIAKVGEQISKDLQDTNPVVFCVMNGGLIFAGKLLTHLQFPLEVSYIHATRYRNQTSGGELFWKAKPEVSFIDRDVLIVDDILDEGHTLSAIIEFCKHAGARAVHTAVLIDKDHDRKASPGLKASYAGLPCIDRYIFGYGMDYKGYWRNANGIFAVKGL, translated from the coding sequence ATGTCCGCCGATCTCGAGCACATCCGTCAAGTCATGCGCGAGGCAGACTGCCTGTACCACGAAGCTGAAGTCGAAGCGGCCATCGCCAAGGTTGGCGAGCAGATCAGCAAGGACTTGCAAGACACCAATCCCGTGGTGTTCTGCGTCATGAACGGCGGCCTGATCTTCGCCGGCAAACTGTTGACCCACCTGCAGTTCCCGTTGGAGGTGTCGTACATCCACGCCACTCGCTATCGCAACCAGACCAGTGGCGGCGAGCTGTTCTGGAAGGCCAAGCCCGAAGTCTCGTTCATCGACCGGGACGTGCTGATCGTCGATGACATTCTCGACGAAGGCCACACCCTCAGTGCCATCATCGAATTCTGCAAGCATGCCGGGGCGCGAGCGGTACACACCGCCGTTCTGATCGACAAGGATCACGATCGCAAGGCAAGCCCTGGCCTGAAGGCAAGCTATGCAGGCCTGCCGTGCATCGATCGTTATATCTTCGGTTACGGAATGGACTATAAAGGTTACTGGCGTAACGCAAACGGCATTTTCGCTGTCAAAGGACTGTAA
- a CDS encoding uracil-xanthine permease family protein, with amino-acid sequence MQDGFNDPLWRQVVSGAQMLFVAFGALVLMPLITGLDPNVALFTAGIGTLLFQLVTGRQVPVFLASSFAFITPIILAKGQFGLAETMGGVMAAGFVYTFMGLMVKIKGTGFIDRMLPPVVIGPVIISIGLAMAPIAANMAMGKAGDGSVLLPYQTAMLISMPALLTTLIVAVFGKGIFRLVPIIAGVLVGFALSFAFGVVDTAKIAAAPWLEIPNFTAPAFNWQAILFIVPVALAPAIEHIGGVIAVGSVTGRDYLKKPGLHRTLLGDGLATTAAGLFGGPPNTTYAEVTGAVMLTKNYNPKIMTWAAVFAITLAFIGKFGALLQSIPVPVMGGILCLLFGSIAAVGLNTMIRHKVDLAEARNLVIVSVTLVFGIGGVLIGSGDGPDDWGLKGIALCAIVAIALNLILPGNDAWKHKKLDDQQL; translated from the coding sequence ATGCAGGACGGCTTCAACGACCCGCTTTGGCGACAGGTCGTCTCGGGCGCGCAGATGCTTTTCGTGGCATTCGGCGCGCTGGTGCTGATGCCTCTGATCACCGGCCTGGACCCGAACGTGGCGCTGTTCACCGCAGGCATCGGCACACTGCTTTTCCAGTTGGTCACAGGCCGTCAAGTGCCGGTGTTCCTGGCATCGAGCTTTGCCTTCATCACCCCGATCATCCTCGCCAAGGGGCAGTTCGGCCTGGCCGAAACAATGGGCGGCGTGATGGCTGCGGGCTTCGTGTACACCTTCATGGGCCTGATGGTGAAGATCAAGGGCACAGGCTTCATCGACCGCATGCTGCCCCCGGTGGTGATCGGCCCAGTAATCATTTCCATCGGCCTGGCCATGGCCCCGATTGCCGCCAACATGGCGATGGGCAAAGCCGGTGACGGCAGCGTACTGCTGCCTTACCAGACGGCGATGCTGATTTCCATGCCGGCGCTGCTGACCACCCTGATCGTCGCCGTGTTCGGCAAAGGCATCTTCCGCCTGGTGCCTATCATCGCTGGCGTACTGGTGGGTTTTGCCCTGTCGTTTGCCTTCGGCGTGGTCGACACCGCCAAGATCGCTGCCGCACCGTGGCTGGAAATCCCCAATTTCACAGCGCCGGCGTTCAACTGGCAAGCCATTCTGTTCATCGTTCCAGTCGCTTTGGCGCCGGCGATCGAGCACATTGGTGGTGTTATCGCAGTCGGCAGTGTGACCGGTCGCGATTACCTGAAAAAGCCTGGCCTGCACCGCACCCTGCTGGGTGACGGCCTGGCCACCACTGCCGCAGGCCTGTTCGGTGGCCCGCCCAATACCACCTATGCCGAAGTGACCGGTGCGGTGATGCTGACCAAGAACTACAACCCGAAGATCATGACCTGGGCGGCAGTGTTTGCCATAACCCTGGCCTTCATCGGCAAGTTCGGCGCATTGCTGCAAAGTATCCCGGTGCCCGTGATGGGCGGCATTTTGTGCCTGCTGTTCGGCTCGATCGCGGCGGTGGGCCTGAACACCATGATCCGCCACAAGGTCGACCTGGCCGAAGCGCGCAACCTGGTGATCGTTTCAGTGACCTTGGTGTTCGGTATCGGTGGCGTACTGATCGGCAGCGGCGATGGCCCGGACGACTGGGGGCTCAAGGGCATCGCCCTGTGCGCCATCGTGGCCATTGCCCTGAACCTGATCCTGCCTGGCAATGATGCCTGGAAGCACAAGAAGCTGGATGATCAGCAGCTTTGA
- a CDS encoding CPXCG motif-containing cysteine-rich protein — protein MLEQAFYDCPYCGEEVETTVDLSGGDQEYIEDCQVCCKPIRFVLQVHGDEWMLDVYGEND, from the coding sequence ATGCTCGAACAAGCATTCTACGATTGCCCATACTGTGGCGAAGAAGTCGAAACGACCGTTGACCTGTCCGGCGGGGACCAGGAGTACATCGAAGACTGCCAGGTCTGCTGCAAGCCGATTCGCTTTGTGCTGCAGGTTCACGGCGACGAGTGGATGCTGGATGTTTACGGCGAGAACGACTGA
- a CDS encoding M48 family metallopeptidase: MRKSFIVSLLSAGILIGGCQAVNTTSGGAVGVQRQQYMFSMLSTDEVNQMYAQSYQQTLGEASSKGVLDKTSNDAKRVQAIASRLIAQAPQFRPDSAQWNWEVNVIKSDELNANCGPGGKIIVYTGLIDQLKLTDAEIAAVVGHEIAHALREHSREAMSKAYGVQMARQGAGALLGLGQDSMALADAVVNYSMTLPNSRANENEADLIGLELSARAGYDPNAAITLWNKMSKASEGAPPEFMSTHPSSNSRIASLQAAIPKVMPLYEAAKK, from the coding sequence ATGCGTAAGTCTTTTATCGTCAGCCTGCTCAGTGCTGGCATCCTCATCGGCGGCTGCCAGGCGGTTAACACCACCAGCGGCGGGGCTGTTGGTGTCCAGCGTCAGCAGTACATGTTCAGCATGCTGTCGACCGATGAGGTCAACCAGATGTACGCGCAGTCTTACCAGCAAACGCTTGGCGAGGCTTCGAGCAAAGGCGTGCTGGACAAGACCAGTAATGACGCCAAACGCGTGCAGGCCATCGCCAGCCGGCTGATCGCCCAGGCGCCGCAGTTCCGCCCCGATTCCGCCCAGTGGAACTGGGAAGTCAACGTCATCAAGAGCGATGAGCTCAACGCCAACTGCGGGCCCGGTGGCAAGATCATCGTGTACACCGGGCTGATCGACCAGCTCAAGCTGACTGACGCCGAAATTGCCGCGGTGGTCGGCCACGAAATCGCCCACGCCCTGCGTGAGCACAGCCGCGAGGCGATGTCGAAGGCTTACGGGGTGCAGATGGCGCGCCAAGGCGCTGGCGCCTTGCTTGGCCTTGGCCAGGACAGCATGGCACTGGCCGACGCCGTGGTGAATTATTCCATGACCCTGCCCAACAGCCGCGCCAACGAAAACGAAGCCGACCTGATTGGCTTGGAACTGTCGGCCCGTGCCGGTTATGACCCCAATGCCGCGATCACCTTGTGGAACAAGATGAGCAAGGCATCGGAAGGCGCGCCGCCGGAGTTCATGAGTACTCACCCATCATCCAATAGTCGGATTGCCTCGTTGCAGGCGGCGATCCCGAAGGTGATGCCGCTGTACGAAGCTGCGAAAAAGTAA